A single window of Leptolyngbya ohadii IS1 DNA harbors:
- a CDS encoding family 1 glycosylhydrolase, with translation MTQAAQTPTAKPSVELWAGIECTVNRVGDRFFDQIERNGHDRRIEDLEQFAALGVKAIRYPVLWEKIAPDGVELADWSWTDERLNRLRELGIRPIAGLVHHGSGPAHTCLTDPLFAEKLAEFARAVAMRYPWLDAYTPVNEPLTTARFSGLYGHWYPHGQDDKTFLGALLNECRAVILSMQAIRDINPKAQLIQTEDLGKIFSTPLLSYQAEFENERRWLSFDLLCGRVDHHHPLWDYLLNVGISAAELDWFTANPCSPDVFGINHYMTSDRFLDERLDRYPSQTHGGNGRHQYADVEAVRVCADGIPTPKELLREVWERYQGTGSPTGAPTSIAVTEVHLGCTREEQLRWLKEVWEDAQALQQEGVPVQAVTVWSLLGAYDWNTLLTRREGFYEPGVFDLRAPAPRPTALAMMMRYFAEGRTYQHPLLEIPGWWKRDHRLLYPPVNCKASSKASEPLQTVSTRLDTAAPVLITGATGTLGRAFARLCEIRGIPYRLLSRREMDITQTESVDRVLADLKPWAVINTAGYVRVDAAEQEPHVCRQINAEGAAILAQACVQHNISYVTFSSDLVFDGNQSYPYLESHDVAPLNVYGHSKATAEQWVLSAHPCALVIRTSAFFGPWDEYNFLTLALRTLAAGQPFIAAEDAIVSPTYVPDLVNTTLDLMIDGECGLWHLANPGAITWADLARQVAEMAGMPTNYIEARPTEHLGFAATRPMYSALSSERGILLPTLDRAIVRYLADCELVQR, from the coding sequence ATGACACAGGCAGCACAAACGCCGACCGCCAAACCAAGCGTAGAACTCTGGGCGGGGATCGAATGCACGGTGAATCGGGTCGGCGATCGCTTTTTTGACCAGATAGAGCGCAACGGGCACGATCGCCGGATAGAAGATCTGGAGCAGTTTGCGGCGCTGGGGGTGAAGGCAATTCGCTATCCCGTACTGTGGGAAAAAATTGCGCCCGACGGGGTGGAGTTGGCGGACTGGAGCTGGACAGATGAGCGGCTGAATCGTTTGCGGGAGTTAGGAATTCGTCCGATCGCCGGATTAGTGCATCACGGCAGCGGTCCCGCCCATACCTGCCTCACCGATCCGCTGTTTGCCGAAAAGCTAGCGGAATTTGCCCGTGCGGTAGCGATGCGCTATCCCTGGCTAGATGCCTATACCCCCGTGAATGAACCCCTGACGACGGCACGGTTTAGCGGCTTATACGGTCACTGGTATCCCCACGGTCAAGACGACAAAACCTTTCTGGGGGCATTGCTGAACGAGTGCCGTGCCGTGATCCTGTCGATGCAGGCAATTCGCGACATTAATCCGAAAGCTCAGCTGATTCAAACCGAGGATCTGGGCAAGATTTTCAGTACGCCCTTGCTGTCCTATCAGGCGGAGTTTGAGAACGAGCGACGCTGGCTGTCTTTCGATCTGCTCTGCGGTCGGGTCGATCACCATCATCCCCTGTGGGACTATCTGCTGAATGTGGGCATTAGTGCGGCAGAACTGGACTGGTTTACGGCAAATCCCTGTTCGCCGGATGTGTTTGGCATTAACCACTACATGACCAGCGATCGCTTTCTGGATGAACGACTCGATCGCTATCCGTCCCAGACCCACGGCGGCAATGGGCGACATCAGTACGCCGATGTAGAAGCGGTGCGAGTTTGTGCCGACGGCATTCCCACGCCAAAAGAACTGCTGCGAGAAGTCTGGGAGCGCTATCAGGGCACGGGGTCTCCCACCGGGGCACCCACGAGCATTGCTGTAACGGAAGTTCATCTGGGCTGTACCCGCGAGGAGCAGCTGCGCTGGCTGAAGGAAGTCTGGGAGGATGCTCAGGCACTTCAGCAGGAGGGCGTTCCGGTGCAGGCGGTCACGGTCTGGTCGCTGCTGGGAGCCTACGACTGGAATACCCTGCTAACCCGCAGAGAAGGCTTCTACGAACCCGGCGTGTTTGACCTGCGTGCCCCTGCCCCCCGTCCGACTGCCCTGGCGATGATGATGCGCTATTTTGCCGAAGGACGAACCTATCAGCATCCCCTGCTGGAAATTCCGGGCTGGTGGAAGCGGGACCATCGCCTCCTCTATCCGCCTGTGAACTGTAAAGCAAGCAGCAAAGCTTCCGAACCCCTGCAAACGGTTTCCACCCGACTCGATACTGCCGCTCCGGTACTGATTACGGGTGCTACCGGAACCTTAGGACGGGCATTTGCTCGCCTCTGCGAAATTCGCGGGATTCCCTATCGACTGCTGTCTCGCCGCGAGATGGACATTACCCAGACAGAATCGGTCGATCGCGTTTTGGCAGATTTGAAGCCCTGGGCAGTGATCAACACCGCAGGCTATGTACGAGTCGATGCTGCCGAGCAGGAACCCCACGTCTGTCGGCAAATTAATGCAGAAGGGGCGGCAATTCTGGCGCAGGCTTGCGTTCAGCACAACATCAGCTATGTCACCTTCTCCTCGGATCTGGTATTCGACGGCAATCAGAGCTACCCCTATCTAGAAAGCCACGATGTCGCGCCGCTCAACGTTTACGGCCACAGCAAGGCAACCGCCGAACAGTGGGTACTGTCTGCCCACCCCTGCGCCTTGGTGATTCGTACCAGCGCCTTCTTTGGTCCCTGGGATGAGTACAATTTTTTGACGCTCGCCCTTCGCACCTTAGCAGCGGGACAGCCGTTTATCGCAGCGGAGGATGCCATTGTTTCGCCAACCTACGTGCCCGATCTGGTCAATACCACGCTGGATCTGATGATTGATGGGGAATGCGGTCTGTGGCATCTGGCGAATCCGGGGGCAATTACCTGGGCGGATCTGGCGCGGCAGGTCGCGGAAATGGCAGGAATGCCGACGAATTATATTGAAGCTCGCCCTACAGAGCATCTGGGGTTTGCAGCGACCCGTCCCATGTATAGCGCTTTGTCCAGCGAACGTGGAATTCTGTTGCCCACCCTCGATCGGGCGATCGTCCGGTATTTAGCGGACTGTGAGCTGGTTCAGCGATAA